In one window of Nakamurella alba DNA:
- a CDS encoding inorganic phosphate transporter: protein MTEFIILVLVVGTALAFDFTNGFHDTGNAMATSIATGALTPKVAVALSAVLNLVGAFLSIEVAKTVAKVVKIQYTSDVKDASGTVIHHAGEPMPFFDAPGGHHLLITIVFAGLVGGILWNLTTWLLGLPSSSSHALFGGLIGAAVAGLGFSSGVDWTLVLSSIVIPAVLSPVIACLIAAAGTFLVFAITRRVPNGSRERGFRWGQVGSASLVSLAHGTGDAQKTMGVIFLALVAHGSLTSTDSIPFWVKASCALAIALGTYIGGWRVIRTLGKGLVEISSPQGMAAETASAAVIMTSSHLGMALSTTHVATGSILGSGVGKRGAQVRWRVAGRMAVGWLITLPVAAIVGAICWFLADLLSGPADGLLGILLVFAILVAVSTAIYLRSRRTPVHAGNVNAEWDESSNGTPTAPAADRPTASV from the coding sequence GTGACCGAGTTCATCATCCTGGTTCTGGTCGTCGGCACCGCGCTGGCCTTCGACTTCACGAACGGATTCCACGACACCGGTAACGCCATGGCGACCTCCATCGCCACCGGCGCGCTCACACCGAAGGTGGCCGTCGCCCTGTCGGCGGTGCTCAACCTGGTCGGTGCCTTCCTGTCCATCGAGGTGGCGAAGACCGTCGCCAAGGTGGTGAAGATCCAGTACACGAGCGACGTCAAGGACGCCTCGGGCACCGTGATCCACCACGCCGGGGAGCCGATGCCGTTCTTCGACGCGCCCGGTGGCCATCACCTGCTGATCACCATCGTCTTCGCCGGTCTGGTCGGCGGCATCCTCTGGAACCTGACCACCTGGCTGCTGGGCCTGCCGTCGAGTTCCTCGCACGCGCTGTTCGGCGGCCTGATCGGCGCCGCCGTTGCCGGTCTCGGGTTCTCCAGCGGCGTCGACTGGACGCTGGTGCTGTCCAGCATCGTGATCCCCGCGGTGCTGTCCCCGGTGATCGCCTGCCTGATCGCCGCGGCCGGCACGTTCCTGGTCTTCGCCATCACCCGCCGGGTGCCGAACGGGTCCCGGGAGCGCGGCTTCCGCTGGGGTCAGGTCGGTTCGGCGTCGCTGGTCTCGCTGGCGCACGGCACCGGCGACGCGCAGAAGACGATGGGCGTGATCTTCCTGGCGCTGGTCGCCCACGGGTCGCTGACCTCGACCGACTCGATCCCGTTCTGGGTCAAGGCCTCCTGCGCCCTGGCCATCGCACTGGGCACCTACATCGGTGGCTGGCGGGTCATCCGCACCCTCGGCAAGGGCCTGGTCGAGATCTCCTCGCCGCAGGGCATGGCCGCCGAGACCGCCTCCGCCGCCGTCATCATGACGTCCTCGCACCTGGGGATGGCGCTGTCCACCACGCACGTCGCCACCGGGTCGATCCTCGGCTCCGGGGTGGGCAAACGGGGCGCCCAGGTGCGCTGGCGGGTCGCCGGCCGGATGGCCGTCGGGTGGCTGATCACCCTGCCGGTCGCGGCGATCGTCGGCGCGATCTGCTGGTTCCTCGCCGACCTGCTCAGCGGTCCGGCCGACGGGCTGCTCGGCATCCTGCTGGTCTTCGCGATCCTGGTCGCCGTCTCCACGGCCATCTACCTCCGCTCGCGCCGCACCCCGGTGCACGCCGGCAACGTCAACGCGGAGTGGGACGAGTCGTCCAACGGGACCCCCACCGCCCCGGCCGCCGACCGCCCGACCGCCTCGGTCTGA
- a CDS encoding DUF3349 domain-containing protein produces the protein MTDDRTGTPTRTGFLASVLGWLRTGYPEGVPPTDYFPLLALLRPKLTDQELDGIVEDLTTSGHLPADRAAIAAAVQRVTDQVPDADSISRVSARLAAAGWPLADAGNPAETGAQRPSVLQSVVDWLRKGYPEGVPPTDYIPLVALLRRRLTDDEVRWVADEVLREGGGVPDIAVLITKVTDEMPSDTDIARVQARLDATV, from the coding sequence GTGACCGACGACCGCACCGGGACACCCACCCGCACCGGGTTCCTGGCCTCGGTGCTCGGCTGGTTGCGGACCGGCTACCCGGAGGGCGTGCCGCCGACCGACTACTTCCCGCTGCTGGCCCTGCTCCGGCCGAAACTGACCGACCAGGAGCTGGACGGGATCGTCGAGGACCTGACCACGTCCGGGCACCTGCCGGCCGACCGGGCGGCGATCGCGGCGGCCGTCCAGCGGGTCACCGACCAGGTCCCGGACGCCGACAGCATCAGCCGGGTCTCCGCCCGGCTGGCCGCGGCCGGCTGGCCGCTGGCCGACGCCGGGAACCCGGCGGAAACCGGAGCGCAGAGGCCGTCGGTGCTGCAATCCGTCGTCGACTGGCTGCGCAAGGGCTACCCGGAAGGGGTGCCGCCGACCGACTACATCCCGTTGGTCGCCCTGCTGCGCCGGCGGCTGACCGACGACGAGGTGCGGTGGGTGGCGGACGAGGTGCTGCGCGAAGGCGGCGGTGTGCCCGACATAGCCGTCCTGATCACCAAGGTCACCGACGAGATGCCGTCGGACACCGACATCGCCCGGGTGCAGGCCCGCCTCGACGCCACCGTCTGA
- a CDS encoding DsbA family protein — MAQGGKKNGKGPGKSGPARSGQSAARQNTPARTGSAKQQAGRQSVAAVRRNKPGSNRTQVIIGSVAVVLIAAVITIGLVINKQQTAAPVTDYGPSTQSTATFADNVVTVSNGSPSVTIDVFQDMMCPICAQFEEQYGQQINKAVDEGKLAVRYHTLNFLNPQSASKDYSTRASAALQCVAKDATTPKGAWMQFMEGLYADGTQPAEGGSADLTNAQLGEIAARYNVPSTAVSCITAGTDVASAEAAATAGNAVLQAAVGRVATPTVLKDGAPLATNNTAWLTDLVG, encoded by the coding sequence GTGGCGCAGGGCGGGAAGAAGAACGGCAAGGGACCGGGGAAGAGCGGTCCGGCCCGCAGCGGTCAGTCCGCCGCCCGGCAGAACACCCCCGCCCGCACGGGTTCCGCCAAGCAGCAGGCCGGCCGGCAGTCCGTCGCGGCCGTCCGCCGGAACAAGCCGGGGTCCAACCGCACCCAGGTGATCATCGGGTCGGTCGCCGTGGTGCTGATCGCCGCGGTGATCACCATCGGCCTGGTCATCAACAAGCAGCAGACGGCCGCTCCGGTCACCGACTACGGCCCCTCGACCCAGTCGACCGCGACCTTCGCCGACAACGTGGTGACTGTGTCGAACGGGTCCCCGTCGGTCACCATCGACGTCTTCCAGGACATGATGTGCCCGATCTGCGCCCAGTTCGAGGAGCAGTACGGGCAGCAGATCAACAAGGCCGTCGACGAGGGCAAGCTCGCCGTCCGCTACCACACCCTCAACTTCCTGAACCCCCAGTCGGCGTCGAAGGACTACTCCACCCGGGCCTCTGCCGCGCTGCAGTGCGTCGCCAAGGACGCCACCACGCCCAAGGGTGCCTGGATGCAGTTCATGGAGGGCCTCTACGCCGACGGCACACAGCCCGCGGAGGGCGGGTCCGCGGACCTGACCAACGCCCAGCTCGGTGAGATCGCCGCCCGGTACAACGTGCCGTCCACCGCGGTCTCCTGCATCACCGCCGGCACCGATGTGGCCTCCGCCGAGGCGGCCGCGACCGCCGGCAACGCGGTGCTGCAGGCCGCGGTCGGCCGGGTGGCGACGCCCACCGTGCTGAAGGACGGTGCGCCGCTGGCGACCAACAACACCGCCTGGCTGACCGACCTGGTCGGCTGA
- a CDS encoding gamma-glutamyltransferase family protein, translating to MVRVWTTRPELWGTFGMVSSTHHLATAAGMSVLEHGGTAVDAAVAAGFALQVAEPHLNGPGGDMSLLFAGPDGLPTVLCAQGPAPAAASAAHYRSLGLDLVPGAGLLAAAIPGSTVSWLTLLRDHGTFALSDVLPYAIHLAEGGVPVLPTISAAIGGVRELFTEHWPTSAAVYLDGGAAPAARSVLRNPVLARTYRRLLAAAEAAGPRREQQLDGAIRAWTEGFVAEAVDAFARQELMDSSGTPHAGVITGADLAGWRPGYEAPATARFGDWTVAKTPAWGQGPVLLQQLRMLERLGLPGAVPDGSAAFVHTVTEVAKLAFADRDAWYGDSADVPLADLLSDDYTAQRVALVGERADGDLRPGSPGGRTPRLPDFPGAAVRFAGSGEPTIARSGVVRGDTCHVDVVDRWGNTVAAMPSGGWLQSSPVIPELGFPLGSRLQMTTLEVGLPATLTPGRRPRTTLSPSMALRDGRVEIAFGTPGGDQQDQWQLVFFLRVAAGLNLQEAIDAPMFHSTHMPSSFHPRTATPLEVVAEDRWGSEVLDTLEDLGHRVIRSGPWTLGRMCAVRRDPEAGLLHAAADPRGSQGYAAGR from the coding sequence ATGGTCCGGGTGTGGACCACCCGACCTGAACTCTGGGGCACCTTCGGCATGGTGTCCTCCACCCATCACCTGGCCACCGCGGCCGGCATGTCCGTGCTCGAGCACGGCGGGACGGCGGTCGACGCCGCCGTGGCCGCCGGCTTCGCGCTGCAGGTGGCCGAACCCCACCTGAACGGCCCGGGCGGCGACATGTCGCTGCTCTTCGCCGGCCCGGACGGTCTGCCCACCGTGCTGTGCGCCCAGGGACCGGCGCCGGCCGCGGCGAGCGCTGCCCACTACCGGTCGCTGGGGCTGGACCTGGTGCCCGGTGCCGGTCTGCTGGCAGCGGCGATCCCGGGATCGACGGTGTCCTGGCTGACCCTGCTGCGCGACCACGGCACCTTCGCGCTGTCGGACGTGCTGCCGTACGCGATCCACCTCGCCGAGGGTGGGGTGCCGGTGCTTCCGACGATCTCGGCCGCGATCGGCGGTGTGCGCGAGCTCTTCACCGAGCACTGGCCGACCTCGGCGGCCGTGTACCTGGACGGGGGAGCGGCCCCGGCCGCCCGGTCGGTGCTGCGCAACCCGGTGCTGGCCCGCACCTACCGCCGGCTGCTCGCCGCGGCGGAGGCCGCCGGGCCGCGCCGGGAGCAGCAGCTGGACGGCGCGATCCGGGCCTGGACCGAGGGGTTCGTCGCCGAGGCGGTCGACGCCTTCGCGCGGCAGGAGCTGATGGATTCCTCCGGTACCCCGCACGCCGGGGTGATCACCGGCGCCGACCTGGCCGGTTGGCGGCCCGGGTACGAGGCGCCGGCCACCGCCCGGTTCGGCGACTGGACCGTGGCGAAGACCCCTGCCTGGGGGCAGGGCCCGGTGCTGCTGCAACAGCTGCGGATGCTCGAGCGGCTCGGCCTGCCGGGAGCGGTCCCGGACGGCAGCGCGGCGTTCGTCCACACCGTCACCGAGGTGGCGAAGCTGGCCTTCGCCGACCGTGACGCCTGGTACGGCGACTCGGCCGACGTGCCACTCGCCGACCTGCTCTCCGACGACTACACCGCGCAGCGGGTGGCGCTGGTCGGCGAGCGTGCCGACGGCGACCTGCGGCCCGGATCCCCGGGTGGCCGCACGCCCCGCTTGCCGGACTTCCCCGGCGCCGCGGTGCGGTTCGCCGGGTCGGGGGAGCCGACGATCGCCCGCTCCGGCGTGGTCCGCGGCGACACCTGCCACGTGGACGTGGTGGACCGCTGGGGCAACACCGTCGCGGCGATGCCGTCCGGTGGCTGGCTGCAGTCCTCCCCGGTCATCCCGGAGCTCGGGTTCCCGCTGGGATCCCGGCTGCAGATGACCACCCTGGAGGTGGGCCTGCCGGCCACCCTGACCCCGGGACGCCGGCCGCGGACCACCCTGTCGCCGTCGATGGCGCTGCGGGACGGCCGGGTCGAGATCGCCTTCGGCACACCCGGCGGCGACCAGCAGGACCAGTGGCAGCTGGTCTTCTTCCTCCGGGTGGCCGCCGGGCTGAACCTGCAGGAGGCGATCGACGCGCCGATGTTCCACAGCACCCACATGCCGAGCTCGTTCCACCCCCGCACCGCGACCCCGCTCGAGGTCGTCGCGGAGGACCGCTGGGGGAGCGAGGTGCTCGACACGCTGGAGGATCTCGGTCACCGTGTGATCCGTTCCGGACCGTGGACCCTGGGTCGGATGTGCGCCGTCCGGCGCGACCCGGAAGCGGGCCTGCTGCACGCCGCGGCCGATCCCCGCGGGTCACAGGGCTACGCCGCCGGCCGGTGA
- the ctaD gene encoding aa3-type cytochrome oxidase subunit I: MTAVAPRPVVERAYPVHKLRPGVALLGYLRTTDPKTLGKMYICTAFFFFMVGGVMALFMRAELARPGMQFLSNEQFNQLFTMHGTVMLLFYATAIVFGFANFVLPLQIGAPDVAFPRLNAFSYWLYLFGSLIAVSGFFTPGGAAAFGWTAYTPLSNEVNSPGVGGDLWIMGLAVSGLGTILGGVNMITTVVCLRAPGMTMWRLPIFTWNILVTSILVLIAFPVLTAALFGLAADRHFGSHVFDPANGGAILFQHLFWFFGHPEVYIIALPFFGIVSEVFPVFSRKPLFGYRGLVYATLSIAALSVAVWAHHMFATGAVLLPFFSFMTFLIAVPTGLKFFNWIGTMWRGQVSFETPMLFAAGFLVTFLFGGLTGVILAAPALDFHVSDSYFVVAHFHYVLFGTIVFATYSGIYFWFPKMTGRFLDEGLGKFHFWTTFLGFHLTFLVQHWLGTIGMPRRYPDYLPTDGFTTLNMISTIGAFVLGASTLPFIWNVFRSLRYGEVTTADDPWGYGNSLEWATSTPPPRHNFTSLPRIRSERPAFELHHPHMIERMRTEAHPHRDWEPLADIEASDHLKIPNSNTTSH; the protein is encoded by the coding sequence GTGACCGCTGTTGCACCCCGCCCCGTGGTGGAGAGGGCCTATCCGGTCCACAAGCTCCGCCCCGGCGTGGCGCTCCTGGGGTATCTGCGCACCACGGATCCGAAGACGCTGGGCAAGATGTACATCTGCACGGCGTTCTTCTTCTTCATGGTCGGCGGCGTCATGGCGCTGTTCATGCGCGCCGAGCTGGCCCGGCCGGGCATGCAGTTCCTGTCGAACGAGCAGTTCAACCAGCTGTTCACCATGCACGGCACGGTCATGCTGCTGTTCTACGCGACCGCCATCGTGTTCGGTTTCGCCAACTTCGTGCTGCCGCTGCAGATCGGCGCGCCGGACGTGGCGTTCCCGCGGCTCAACGCGTTCTCCTACTGGCTGTACCTGTTCGGCTCGCTGATCGCGGTGTCCGGCTTCTTCACCCCGGGCGGCGCGGCCGCGTTCGGCTGGACCGCGTACACGCCGCTGTCCAACGAGGTGAACTCGCCCGGCGTCGGCGGTGACCTGTGGATCATGGGTCTGGCCGTGTCCGGTCTGGGCACCATCCTGGGCGGCGTCAACATGATCACCACGGTGGTCTGTCTGCGTGCCCCGGGCATGACGATGTGGCGGCTGCCGATCTTCACCTGGAACATCCTGGTGACCTCGATCCTGGTGCTGATCGCGTTCCCGGTGCTGACCGCCGCGCTGTTCGGCCTGGCCGCGGACCGACATTTCGGGTCACACGTGTTCGACCCGGCCAACGGCGGCGCGATCCTGTTCCAGCACCTGTTCTGGTTCTTCGGGCACCCCGAGGTCTACATCATCGCGCTGCCGTTCTTCGGGATCGTGTCCGAGGTGTTCCCGGTGTTCAGCCGCAAGCCGCTGTTCGGCTACCGCGGCCTGGTGTATGCGACGTTGTCGATCGCGGCGCTGTCGGTGGCGGTGTGGGCGCACCACATGTTCGCCACCGGCGCGGTGCTGCTGCCGTTCTTCTCCTTCATGACGTTCCTGATCGCGGTGCCGACCGGTCTGAAGTTCTTCAACTGGATCGGCACGATGTGGCGGGGCCAGGTGTCCTTCGAGACACCCATGCTCTTCGCCGCCGGGTTCCTGGTCACGTTCCTGTTCGGTGGGTTGACCGGTGTCATCCTGGCCGCGCCGGCGCTGGATTTCCACGTGTCGGACTCGTACTTCGTGGTCGCGCACTTCCACTACGTGCTCTTCGGCACCATCGTGTTCGCCACCTATTCGGGGATCTACTTCTGGTTCCCGAAGATGACGGGCAGGTTCCTGGACGAGGGGTTGGGCAAGTTCCACTTCTGGACCACGTTCCTGGGCTTCCACCTGACGTTCCTGGTGCAGCACTGGCTGGGCACCATCGGCATGCCCCGGCGCTATCCGGACTACCTGCCCACCGACGGGTTCACCACGCTGAACATGATCTCCACGATCGGTGCGTTCGTGCTGGGTGCCTCGACCCTGCCGTTCATCTGGAACGTCTTCCGGTCGCTGCGCTACGGCGAGGTCACCACCGCCGACGATCCGTGGGGCTACGGCAACTCGCTGGAGTGGGCCACCTCGACCCCGCCGCCGCGGCACAACTTCACCTCGCTGCCCCGGATCCGCTCCGAGCGGCCGGCCTTCGAACTGCACCATCCGCACATGATCGAGCGGATGCGCACCGAGGCCCACCCACACCGGGACTGGGAACCGCTCGCCGACATCGAGGCCAGCGACCACCTGAAGATCCCGAACTCGAACACCACGAGCCACTAG
- the serB gene encoding phosphoserine phosphatase SerB, producing the protein MSKRPLSTVLITVTGEDRPGVTGVLFTALAAHHVDVLDVDQVVIRGRLTLGVLVESAGDPESVQEHVEQAMASVGMGVRVAVNPPGAHSRTVATHVVVVLGRPLQARAIAVISRAFGEIGVNIETIKRIADYPVTGLELEVTAPDDDRLRSTLADLAGAHGVDIAVQKAGLARRAKRLIVFDVDSTLITGEVIEMLADRTGTRAKVEQITAAAMRGELDFADSLRARVAMLEGLDAAVLDEVGRSLELTPGARTTIRTLKRLGYRCGIVSGGFTQVAKHLVEDLDLDFVAANTLEVEQGRLTGRVIGDIVDRPGKARALARFAVESGVGLSQTVAVGDGANDIDMLTAAGLGIAFNAKPVLAEVADTALNQPFLDPVLFILGITRAEVEAADAADGQLRRVPLG; encoded by the coding sequence ATGAGCAAGCGACCGTTGTCCACCGTGTTGATCACCGTGACCGGCGAGGACCGGCCCGGGGTCACCGGCGTGCTGTTCACCGCGCTCGCCGCGCACCACGTGGACGTGCTCGACGTCGACCAGGTGGTGATCCGTGGCCGGCTCACGCTCGGTGTGCTGGTCGAGTCGGCCGGCGACCCCGAGTCGGTGCAGGAGCACGTCGAGCAGGCGATGGCCTCCGTCGGCATGGGTGTCCGGGTCGCGGTCAACCCGCCGGGGGCGCACAGCCGCACCGTCGCGACGCACGTCGTCGTGGTGCTGGGCCGCCCGCTGCAGGCCCGCGCCATCGCGGTCATCTCCCGGGCGTTCGGCGAGATCGGCGTGAACATCGAGACCATCAAGCGGATCGCCGACTACCCGGTCACCGGGCTCGAACTCGAGGTCACCGCCCCGGACGACGACCGGCTGCGCAGCACACTGGCCGACCTGGCCGGCGCGCACGGCGTCGACATCGCCGTGCAGAAGGCCGGCCTGGCCCGGCGGGCGAAGCGGCTGATCGTGTTCGACGTCGACTCCACGCTGATCACCGGTGAGGTGATCGAGATGCTCGCCGACCGGACCGGCACCCGCGCGAAGGTCGAGCAGATCACCGCCGCGGCGATGCGCGGCGAGCTGGACTTCGCCGACTCCCTCCGGGCCCGGGTGGCGATGCTGGAGGGGCTGGACGCCGCCGTGCTGGACGAGGTCGGCCGCTCGCTCGAGCTGACGCCGGGAGCCCGGACCACCATCCGCACGCTGAAGAGGCTCGGCTACCGCTGCGGCATCGTCTCCGGCGGGTTCACCCAGGTCGCCAAGCACCTGGTGGAGGACCTGGACCTGGACTTCGTCGCCGCGAACACCCTCGAGGTCGAGCAGGGCCGGCTCACCGGCCGGGTGATCGGTGACATCGTGGACCGGCCGGGCAAGGCCCGCGCGCTGGCCCGGTTCGCCGTGGAGTCCGGGGTGGGCCTGTCCCAGACGGTGGCCGTCGGCGACGGGGCCAACGACATCGACATGCTCACCGCCGCCGGGCTCGGCATCGCCTTCAATGCCAAGCCGGTGCTGGCCGAGGTCGCCGACACCGCGCTCAACCAGCCGTTCCTCGACCCGGTGCTGTTCATCCTCGGCATCACCCGGGCCGAGGTGGAGGCCGCCGACGCCGCCGACGGCCAGCTCCGCCGCGTCCCCCTCGGCTGA
- a CDS encoding peptidyl-tRNA hydrolase, which yields MTGEALAPLRARYAHWLGLDSEQVLADRDEAAEDIRAMQLLLRMERDAPPSWHRALAMAASGAAALCLDPRAEPGGEWHEAIADYCGGHIRKVTRRGRGAQWEATADLPGLSFADAGTEVRALLPGRVAELDKRVSKLQVGGTDAPVDVDPAPEVGPPTPELRVWINPHHPMTLGKTMAQAGHAGMIAAALLATDPPALQAWIDAGLPARARLLHPDAWDTLVARLADPGEAWRSEKLLAVRDAGFTEVPPGTVTVAAHAPARGA from the coding sequence ATGACGGGAGAGGCGCTGGCCCCGTTGCGGGCCCGGTACGCGCACTGGTTGGGGCTGGACTCGGAGCAGGTGCTCGCCGATCGGGACGAGGCGGCCGAGGACATCCGGGCCATGCAGTTGTTGCTGCGGATGGAACGGGACGCCCCGCCGTCCTGGCACCGGGCGCTGGCGATGGCCGCGTCCGGCGCCGCCGCACTCTGCCTGGACCCGCGGGCCGAACCGGGCGGCGAGTGGCACGAGGCGATCGCCGACTACTGCGGTGGGCACATCCGCAAGGTCACCCGGCGCGGTCGCGGTGCGCAGTGGGAGGCGACCGCCGACCTGCCCGGGCTGTCCTTCGCCGACGCCGGCACCGAGGTCCGGGCGTTGCTGCCCGGCCGGGTGGCCGAGCTCGACAAGCGGGTGTCCAAGCTGCAGGTGGGCGGCACGGACGCGCCGGTCGACGTCGACCCGGCACCCGAGGTCGGCCCGCCGACGCCGGAACTGCGCGTCTGGATCAACCCGCACCACCCGATGACCCTCGGCAAGACCATGGCCCAGGCGGGGCACGCCGGGATGATCGCCGCCGCGCTGCTGGCCACCGACCCGCCGGCGCTGCAGGCCTGGATCGACGCCGGCCTGCCCGCGCGGGCGCGACTGTTGCACCCGGACGCATGGGACACCCTGGTGGCCCGGCTCGCCGACCCCGGCGAGGCCTGGCGCTCCGAGAAGCTGCTGGCCGTCCGGGATGCCGGCTTCACCGAGGTCCCGCCCGGCACCGTCACCGTCGCCGCCCATGCCCCAGCGCGAGGTGCCTGA
- a CDS encoding alpha-amylase family protein — MRAPAVVHELAGPALSGLPAHRRDLFALQLDRWWDDLADGLTAAYPSAVADELITRLVPLAAATFAQRQPDLAALDMERVLQPDWFQQETMLGYAAYADRFGGTLAGVQERIGYLREMGVTYLHLMPLLEPRPGDSDGGYAVADYRSVRADLGTMDDLRALSAALRRNGISLVLDLVLNHVAKEHEWARRALAGEQRYRDYFHLFPDRTMPDAYERTLPEVFPDFAPGNFTWQDDLGWVWTTFNSFQWDLNWTNPDVFCEFAEIVLFLADAGVEVLRLDAIAFIHKRLGTNCQNQPEVHAITQALRAVARIACPALCFKAEAIVGPADLVHYLGQGRHHGKVSDIAYHNSLMVQIWSMLAARDVRLAAHALGNLPVAPTTTAWVTYLRCHDDIGWAIDDADAAAIGATGHGHRSFLSDYYSGVYPGSPAHGLVFQANPVTGDRRISGMAASLCGIENAWHSGDPSMVDSVVGRMFLAYAIVLGWGGIPVVWQGDELAMTNDEHWASEPGHEGDNRWTHRPVMDWSLADSRAIPGSVAARAFGNLVHLARVRAGIEQLHASVSSEIGTVADPGVLPVIRRHPIGPMVELYNVTDSWRPYPAGLLAEAGITDGVDRISGEEVVAGSDHNVWLAPYQALWITAAD, encoded by the coding sequence GTGCGCGCTCCCGCGGTGGTCCACGAACTGGCCGGTCCGGCGTTGTCCGGGCTGCCCGCCCATCGGCGCGACCTCTTCGCGCTGCAGCTGGACCGGTGGTGGGACGACCTGGCGGACGGGCTGACCGCGGCCTACCCGTCCGCGGTGGCGGACGAGTTGATCACCCGGCTGGTCCCGCTCGCCGCGGCCACCTTCGCCCAGCGGCAACCGGACCTGGCCGCCCTGGACATGGAACGGGTGCTGCAGCCGGACTGGTTCCAGCAGGAGACGATGCTCGGCTACGCCGCCTATGCCGACCGGTTCGGCGGCACCCTCGCCGGGGTGCAGGAGCGCATCGGCTACCTGCGCGAGATGGGCGTCACCTACCTGCATCTCATGCCCCTGCTGGAGCCGCGTCCGGGCGACAGCGACGGCGGGTACGCGGTCGCCGACTACCGCAGCGTCCGGGCCGACCTGGGCACGATGGACGACCTGCGCGCCCTGTCGGCCGCGCTGCGCCGCAACGGGATCAGTCTGGTGCTCGACCTGGTGCTGAACCACGTCGCGAAGGAGCACGAGTGGGCCCGGCGGGCGCTCGCCGGCGAACAGCGGTACCGCGACTACTTCCACCTCTTCCCGGACCGCACCATGCCGGACGCGTACGAGCGCACCCTGCCCGAGGTGTTCCCCGACTTCGCCCCCGGGAACTTCACCTGGCAGGACGATCTCGGCTGGGTGTGGACCACCTTCAACTCCTTCCAGTGGGACCTGAACTGGACCAACCCGGACGTCTTCTGCGAGTTCGCGGAGATCGTGCTGTTCCTCGCCGATGCCGGGGTCGAGGTGCTGCGGCTGGACGCGATCGCCTTCATCCACAAACGACTGGGCACCAACTGCCAGAACCAGCCCGAGGTGCACGCGATCACCCAGGCGCTGCGCGCGGTGGCCCGGATCGCCTGTCCGGCATTGTGTTTCAAGGCGGAGGCGATCGTCGGGCCGGCGGACCTGGTGCACTACCTCGGTCAGGGCCGGCACCACGGCAAGGTCAGCGACATCGCCTACCACAACAGCCTGATGGTGCAGATCTGGTCCATGCTGGCGGCGCGCGACGTCCGGCTGGCGGCGCATGCGCTGGGCAACCTGCCGGTGGCGCCGACGACCACCGCCTGGGTGACCTACCTCCGGTGTCACGACGACATCGGTTGGGCCATCGACGATGCCGACGCGGCGGCGATCGGCGCGACCGGGCACGGGCACCGGTCGTTCCTGTCCGACTACTACTCCGGCGTCTACCCCGGATCACCGGCGCACGGGCTGGTGTTCCAGGCCAACCCGGTCACCGGTGACCGGCGGATCAGCGGCATGGCGGCGAGCCTGTGCGGGATCGAGAACGCCTGGCACAGCGGCGATCCGTCGATGGTGGACAGCGTGGTGGGCCGGATGTTCCTGGCCTACGCGATCGTGCTGGGCTGGGGCGGGATCCCGGTGGTCTGGCAGGGCGACGAACTGGCGATGACCAACGACGAGCACTGGGCCTCCGAGCCCGGCCACGAGGGTGACAACCGCTGGACCCATCGGCCGGTGATGGACTGGTCGCTGGCCGACAGCCGCGCCATTCCGGGCAGTGTCGCGGCCCGGGCCTTCGGCAACCTGGTCCACCTGGCCCGGGTGCGGGCCGGGATCGAGCAGCTGCACGCCTCGGTGTCCTCGGAGATCGGCACCGTTGCCGATCCCGGCGTGCTGCCGGTGATCCGCCGGCACCCGATCGGCCCGATGGTAGAGCTGTACAACGTGACGGACTCCTGGCGCCCCTACCCCGCCGGCCTGCTCGCCGAGGCGGGGATCACCGATGGGGTGGACCGGATCTCGGGCGAGGAGGTCGTCGCCGGCAGCGACCACAACGTCTGGCTCGCGCCGTACCAGGCCCTCTGGATCACGGCGGCGGACTGA
- a CDS encoding isochorismatase family protein, translated as MLDHSPTSALIVVDMQHDFADPTGSLYVKGGEELLSPIVAEIEAAKASGALVVYTQDWHPEHTPHFAVDGGIWPVHCVIGSAGAEFVPGLPVEGPVVRKGSGPEDGYSGFSVLDLGSGKTKGTELSTILDEHGIMSISIVGLAGDWCVKSTAVDGVGLGYDVTVPLSMTRFVELNPGDTEAAVAAMREAGATVLD; from the coding sequence ATGTTGGACCACTCGCCCACCTCCGCACTGATCGTCGTGGACATGCAGCACGACTTCGCCGACCCCACCGGGTCCCTCTACGTCAAGGGCGGCGAGGAGCTGCTGAGCCCGATCGTCGCCGAGATCGAGGCCGCGAAGGCTTCCGGTGCCCTGGTCGTCTACACCCAGGACTGGCACCCGGAGCACACCCCGCACTTCGCCGTGGACGGCGGGATCTGGCCGGTGCACTGCGTGATCGGTTCCGCCGGCGCCGAGTTCGTCCCCGGCCTGCCGGTCGAGGGACCGGTGGTGCGCAAGGGGTCCGGACCGGAGGACGGCTACTCCGGTTTCTCCGTGCTGGATCTCGGTTCGGGGAAGACGAAAGGCACCGAGCTGTCGACGATCCTGGACGAGCACGGGATCATGTCGATCTCCATCGTCGGCCTGGCCGGCGACTGGTGCGTGAAGTCCACCGCGGTGGACGGGGTCGGCCTGGGCTACGACGTCACCGTGCCGCTGTCGATGACCCGGTTCGTCGAGCTGAACCCGGGTGACACCGAGGCCGCCGTCGCGGCGATGCGGGAAGCGGGAGCCACCGTCCTGGACTGA